From the genome of Saccopteryx bilineata isolate mSacBil1 chromosome 6, mSacBil1_pri_phased_curated, whole genome shotgun sequence, one region includes:
- the ACP1 gene encoding low molecular weight phosphotyrosine protein phosphatase isoform X2, giving the protein MAEQVPKSVLFVCLGNICRSPIAEAVFRKLVTDQNLSDKWVIDSGAVSDWNVGRSPDPRAVSCLRNHGIDTAHRARQVTKEDFATYDYMLCMDESNLRDLTRKSNQVKNSKAKIELLGSYDPQKQLIIEDPYYGNESDFETVYQQCVRCCRAFLERAR; this is encoded by the exons GTAACATCTGTCGATCACCTATTGCAGAAGCAGTTTTCAGAAAACTTGTAACTGATCAAAACCTTTCAGATAAG TGGGTCATTGATAGCGGTGCTGTTTCTGACTGGAACGTGGGCCGGTCACCAGATCCCAGAGCTGTGAGCTGCCTAAGAAATCATGGCATTGACACGGCCCACAGAGCGAGACAG GTCACTAAAGAAGACTTTGCCACATATGACTACATGCTGTGTATGGACGAGAGCAATCTGAG agactTGACTAGAAAAAGTAATCAAGTTAAAAACAGCAAAGCTAAAATCGAACTACTTGGGAGCTATGATCCTCAGAAGCAGCTCATTATTGAAGACCCTTATTAT gGGAATGAGTCCGACTTTGAGACCGTGTACCAGCAGTGTGTGAGGTGCTGCAGGGCCTTCTTGGAGAGGGCCCGCTAG
- the ACP1 gene encoding low molecular weight phosphotyrosine protein phosphatase isoform X1: MAEQVPKSVLFVCLGNICRSPIAEAVFRKLVTDQNLSDKWRIDSAATSTYEIGNPPDYRGQDCMKKHGIPMNHIARQVTKEDFATYDYMLCMDESNLRDLTRKSNQVKNSKAKIELLGSYDPQKQLIIEDPYYGNESDFETVYQQCVRCCRAFLERAR, translated from the exons GTAACATCTGTCGATCACCTATTGCAGAAGCAGTTTTCAGAAAACTTGTAACTGATCAAAACCTTTCAGATAAG TGGAGGATAGACAGTGCTGCGACCTCCACGTACGAGATAGGAAACCCTCCCGATTACCGCGGGCAGGATTGTATGAAGAAGCATGGTATTCCCATGAATCACATTGCCCGGCAG GTCACTAAAGAAGACTTTGCCACATATGACTACATGCTGTGTATGGACGAGAGCAATCTGAG agactTGACTAGAAAAAGTAATCAAGTTAAAAACAGCAAAGCTAAAATCGAACTACTTGGGAGCTATGATCCTCAGAAGCAGCTCATTATTGAAGACCCTTATTAT gGGAATGAGTCCGACTTTGAGACCGTGTACCAGCAGTGTGTGAGGTGCTGCAGGGCCTTCTTGGAGAGGGCCCGCTAG